DNA from Methanococcus voltae:
CAAATTTAAAATTAATGTTTGCAAGAGCAATGTCTATCATCGAAGGAAAAACAGATGCTGAAGCGGTTTTTATTGCTACCTGTTTTAGATGTGCCGAGGGGGCATTAGTAAGGAACGAAGTAAGGAGATTAATACAACAACATACTGATTTACCAGTTGTTATGTATTCATTCACTGAAAGAACTAAAGCTCCAGAATTACTTACAAGAATGGAAGCACTTGTCACAATCGTAGAAAAAAAATCATTACTTGCAAGGAAAAAACAGGAAGGTATCAGTCTTGGGTTAGATAGTGGTTCTACAACTACAAAAGCAATTATAATGAAAGATAACGAAATTATAGGTACAGGATGGGTTTATACTAAAGACGTTGTTAAATCAGCCCAGGAAGCTCTCGATAATGCACTAAAAGAAGCTAATATCACGATGGACGATATTGAAACAATCGGTACAACCGGTTATGGTAGACATAACTTAGGTAGACACTTTAATGCGGATTTAATACAGGAAGAATTAACCGTTAACTCAAAAGGTGCGGCTTTCTTAGCAAATACTCAAGAAGGGGAGTCTACGGTTATTGATATTGGCGGTATGGATAACAAAGCTATTTCATTGAACAATGCAATTCCGGATGGTTTCACGATGGGCGGTATTTGTGCTGGTGCGAGTGGTAGATTCTTTGAAATGACCTCAAGAAGATTGAGTGTAGAAATTGGAGAACTTGGAGATATGGCTGCCGAAGGAGACTGGAGAAACGTTATGATGAACAGCTATTGTATTGTTTTCGGTATTCAAGACTTAGTTACGAGCCTTGCCGAAGGTGCTACACCTAATGACGTTGCAGCAGCTGCAGCTCACTCTGTTGCAGAGCAAATTTATGAACAACAGTTGCAGGAGGTTGATGTAAGGGAACCATTAATCTTAGTTGGGGGGAGCAGTTTGTTAAAAGGTATGGTTATGGCTCTTGAAGAGATTTTGGGCAAAAAAATCGTTGTTCCTAAGTATTCACAGTACATTGGTGCAGTTGGTGCAGCGTTATTAGCTTCAGGATATAGATATAATAAGAAAAAATAATCAAATATATTTTTTATTTTTCGTAGTTTAAATTTATATTTTTATTTTTAATTCTATTTTTATTTTATTACTATTTTCAAATATTTTATTATCATTTATTAAACTATGTGTAAAAATTAATACATTATACCCATTTTAAGATATTTTTTTAAAAAATAGTAATTTATAAAGTTTTGTCCCACCATATATTCGGATAAATATATATAGTAGGATATACATTAGTAATATTAAGTCGGAATCGGAATTCCGGTTCCGGTATAAAGTAAATGTTAACTTCACTTAATAAATATTGTAATACTAAACATTGTTAATTACAAATAATAACCCAAATATTAATCAAAAAATATACCAATTAAGTAAATAACTCCAAAAAATAGATAAAAAACAAAATAAGCCCTAAAAATATAAAACAATTAAAATAACAACAAAAACAAAAAATAATAAAATTATTGTGTGAAATTATGAAAAAAATTGAAGCTATTATACGTGTGGAAAGGCTAAATATCGTTAAAACAGCACTTGCGGATAATGGATTCATTAGTTTGACGGTTTCCGAAGTAAAAGGCCGTGGTGTTCAAGGCGGTATAGTCGAAAGATACAGAACTTCCGAGTATATAGTTGACTTATTGCCAAAGATAAAACTTGAGATAGTCGCTTCAGATGAAGAAAAAGATAAAATAATCAGTATAATCAAAGAAAATGCTTATACTGGCAATATGGGAGATGGAAAAATATTTGTAATCCCGTTAGAAGAAGTAATAAGAATAAGAACCGGTGAAAACGGTACTACTGCCATTAAATAAGCATAGCTAAATGATATGAAAAAAATGAATAAAAAATGAATAACGACCAAAATATAAAACAATCAAAATATTAAAAGGTGAATTTGTGGCTATAACAGAAATTGCGGGGGGTACAACGAACATTGCTCAGGGTTTAGCGAGTTTAGCGAGTGCTGGAGACGTTATGTTCTTAGTATTTGCAGGTGTTCTTGTATTTACCATGCAACTTGGATTTGCACTACTTGAAGGAGGGCAAGTGCGTGAAAAGAACGTTAACAACGTTATGATGAAAAACATGTCCGATTGGATGATTGCAGGTATCTCCTGGTTATTCGTAGGATATGTATTATCTACATCATTAAACATAGGCGATTTAGTAGCTTGGTGGGGAAACATAATGAATACATCTTCATTAAGCAACTTGGATTTAGCTAACTGGTTCTTTGGTCTTACTTTTGCAGGTGCAGCATCTACAATTGTTTCTGGAGGAGTGGCCGAGAGGATTAAATTTAGCTCATATATATTAATTGCAATTGTAATTACCGCACTTATATACCCTATATGGGTACACATTAGCCCCTGGGGTGCTGGATTACTAAACTACGCTGATTACGCAGGTAGCTATGTAGTACACGGTTTAGGTGGCTTCTTAGCATTAGGTTTAGTAATGGCCCTTGGACCGAGAGCTGGAAGATTTGTTAACGGTAAACCAATCACAATTGCAGGACACAACATACCAATGGCTACAATTGGAGCTTTCGTACTTGCTATAGGCTGGTACGGATTCAACGTAGGTAGTGCATTTGCCGTTGCTGACATATCTGGTATAGTTATCGCAACTACAACCGTTGCAATGGCAGGAGGTGGAATAGGTGCATTATTAGCTTCTAAAAATGACGTATTATTCACTGCAAACGGTATTGTGGCTGGATTAGTTGCAATTTGTGCAGGAACAAACGTAGTAAGCCCAGTTGGTGCTTTAATTATTGGACTATTGGCAGGAATACAATTGCCGTTCATGTACAAACTAATTGAAAAACTTGGTATAGATGACGTATGTGGCGTAGTGCCAGTACACGGTACAGCAGGTATACTTGGAGGAGTATTAACTGGTGTATTCGGATTAACTGCATTAGGCGGTCTTGGGGGTGTAAGTCTAATTGACCAGGTCGTAGCTGCAATTATAACCGTTATATTCGGAATTGGTGGCGGATACGGACTTGGTAAATTAGTAGGTGCATTTACTAAAGGTCTAAGGGTTACGGATAATGAAGAACTCGTCGGTTTGGATATATCTGAACACAAATTGCCTGCATACCCTGGAAAACAATAATTATGATAAATTACCAATAAAAAACATTATAAAAAATCATTAAAGTAAAATAATACGTAATAGTGCCAAAATATTAAAATATTGCTCAAATATCCCAAAATATAAAAATAACCATAATAAATTTAATAACATAATGATACGCCATATCAAAAAATTTAAAAATAAGAATTAGTCTTAATAATTCTTATAATATTTTCCATTTATTATTGTACTATATATTTTACATTTAAAAATCATATTATCATAAGGACTAAATTTAGCCTTTGATTTAAATTCAGAGGCGTTTACTATAGTATTGTCATACAAATCAATTACAGTAATATTCGCCATATTACTTACATTTAGACTGTTATTTATAGAAAATATCTTTGAAGGATTTACAGACACCATTTTAATGGCGTCCTCTAATTTAATCTTTTTTTCTTTTGCTAAATCAAAAACTATTGGTACAAGAGTCTCAATACCTCCGATACCAGAAGGACACTCCATAATATTATCTTTCATTTTTTGTTCATAAGTATGTGGTGCGTGGTCTGTAGCAATAATATCGACTGTTTTGTCATTTATGCCATTTATTAATGCTAAATTATCCATTTTAGTTCTGAGGGGTGGATTAAACTTACCCATTCCTTTTAAATCCTCTGCCATTTCCTCATTTAATATTAAATGATGGGGTGAAACTTCACAAGTGATTACTACATTTTTTAAAGTTTCTTTTGCTTTTTTTATCAAAAGTAAGGCTTCTTTAGTAGACACGTGGCAAAAATGTACTTTTGGAGTTATTTCCTTGTTTATTACACATTTTTCATTGTCAATTTCGTATAAAACTTTTAAAACTTCATCAATGGCATTTATCTCGCTGTATCTGTCTCTCATTCTACAGTGCGTAATGAATTTAAATTTACCATCTTCATCGGTTTTATTATTTTTATCACAGAATTCTTCAATAAAATTTTTATGCTCTGCGTGAATTGCAAAAAGTTTATTTTGCATTAAAATCTCTTTTAATTTGTAATAGTCGTTTATAAACAATTCTCCGACTGATTTAACCATAAAAATTTTGTAGAATTTTGCATCATCTACGATATCCATATAATTATTCTCCGTGATACCATATGCAAAATATAGATTAATTGCGCAATTATCCCCTTTTGCCTTTTGCACTTTCTCATCAAAAAGTTGTTTTGTAATCGTTGGAGGGTTGCTATTTGGCATATCTATCGCAAAACAAACCCCTCCATTTAAACCAGCTTCACAACCTGTTTTAAATGTTTCTTTTTCTTCATTACCGTGCCTAAAATGAACGTGGGCGTCTATTACCCCACCAATTACTAATTTTTCGTTTAAATCGATTAGCGGTAAATTGTTTTTATTAGTATTAGTATTAGTATTAGTATTAATATTAATATTATTATTAGTATTATCCTTATTATTAGTATTATCCTTATTATTAGCAATATTACTATCTTCGATTTTTGAAATTTTACCCTCAATTATTTCAATATCTTTAATAAAAAATTTATCAACTTTATCATCATAAATTTTACAATTTTTTAGAATATAGCTATTTCCATATTTTTCTTGATATTCATAGCTCAAAATCATCACCCAGTAAAATTTTAAAATCTTTTGGAGGTTCTTCAATTAATTCTATTAATTCATTTGTTCTTGGATGTATAAAAGTTGTTTTGTAAGAGTGAAGCATTAAACTGTAATTTTTAAAATTATCGTTTAATTCGTTGTTATTAGTATATAATTCATCGCCTACTATCGAAAAACCTAAATAAGCCAAATGTCGCCTTATTTGGTGAGTTTTACCAGTTATTAATGAAGCTTTTATTAAAGTAAAATTGTTGGAAATTTCGGTATCTTTATTATCTTTATTATCTTTAGTATCTTTAGTATTTTTGATAATTTCAAAATTTGTATGCTCTATTAATTCATCAGTATCTCTATCAAATATAATCACTGAAAATTTGGAATTATTTTCTTTATAGATTTTTAAACGTAAATTAAGGGGTAAATTATACTTCTCATCGTTTAAATTGTTATTTAATTCGGTATCTAAGCTATTATTTAAGTTAGTATCTAAGTTATCAACATCCATATTGCCAGATATTACAGCCAAATATTCCTTTTTCATACAGCCCTGAAACTGATTAGCTATTTTTTGGTGCGCAAATGAATTTTTAGCGATTAAAACGATTCCTGTGGTATCCATATCAATTCTATTGATAAATCTAATTTTAAAACGTTCTGATTCACTTTTGTTATGATTTTGATAATCCATTATTGCATTTGCGAGTGTTCCAGACTTTATGGTCTTCGTAGGGTGTACAACCATATTTTTAGGTTTATTAACTACTAAAATATCCATATCTTCATACATTATATCCATAGGGGTATTATCCAATTCGGTATTATTTATTAAATTTTCATCTGTTTCGATGTTTTTCCCCAAATAAATGGTTATTGTTTCGTTATCCTTTATTTTTGATTTTAAGGATATATATTTATTATTTACGAGGATATATTTATTTTTATCAAATTTATTAATTGATTTTCGAGATAATCCTATAATTTGCAAAATTTCAAGTAATTTTTTGCCAATAAGTTGATTATTTTTGTTATTTTTTGAATTTAACTCAATTACTAAATTATTTATGTCGCCCTCAATTTTAGGATTTAATGTTGATGATAATACCATAATACACCTTTACTTTTTTTATTAGTCTTATTCTTAGTCTTATTCTTAGTCTTAGCATTATTCTTAGCCTTAGTCTTAGCCTTAATCTTAGCATTATTCTTATTTTTATTCTTATTTTTTATAAGGGAAGCTTCTAATCAATTCTGTCATCTTAATTTTATCAATATATTCTTCTTTTCCAATTGAAAGACTTTTTTCTTCAGTTATTCTTCCAAAATTTGTAATTGGACATCTGTTTTCTAAAGAAATTTTTAAAACGTCATTTAAACTTTCTTCAGGCATTGCGATTATATACGTGCCTAAATACCTTGTAGCCCTCGGGTAAGGTATTGAATGTAATTCAACACCGACTTTTGCCTTTAAAATCATTTCAAGTAAATTACAAAGCCAACCGCCTCGTGAAGCATCTTTGCACGCATGGATTTCTACATCATTCTTTAGGATTTCTAAAAATGTATCATACTTATTTTTAGCTTTTTGTGCCCTTTCTCCGATATCACCCTCAATCGGGTGTCCTAACATGACTAAAACGTCATCAGACTTAGAACCGGCGTCATATATTATTTTATCGCTTATTAATTCACCGTGAACCATTACACTTACACAAGACTTTAATTCTTCGATTGTTTGCGTGTTTCCCCCGATTATTGGAATATCAAGACCCACGGACTGTTTTTTTAGTCCATCTATGACCATTTTGATTTCTTCAGGTTTTGCTTGGATTGAATCCATTGCAAATATCGGTTTAGCACCCATAGCTACGATATCACAGGACGTATGGATTAATGCAGTTTTAGAACCGAGTACTAATGGATAAGGTCCTTCCATATTGTATACTTTATTACCTATGATTATAGAATCGTCTCCTGCTCGTATCCCTGCCTTTAAATCGGGTATTTGAAGGTCCATATTCCAGAATTGCTTTCTCGGGTAGTTATTTTCGAGCATATGCTCTATTGCGTGATTAATTTCATAATTGATTGATTCCATAATTTCACCGCTGTCGCTGTTATTCGTAATGAATTGATTATTTCGTATAGATTAGTGATTATTGATTAAAATAGTATATACGTACTAATTTATATAAAATATGCGTATGATAAATAATATAAATTAAAAGAAAAAAAGAATAAGAACAATAATGCGAATAAAAACGATAAAAATAATTTAGATGATATTATGGGTAATTTAAAAAATTTTAAGATATGCGTGATAAAAGGCGACGGTATAGGCGTAGAAGTTATAGATGAAACCGTGAGAATGCTAAAAGCTTATGAAAAAATATTAAAATCAATTCATTTTGAATTTATTGAAGCAAAAGCGGGTTTAACAGAATTAATGACCAATGGAAACGCTATACCTAACGAAACAATTGAAATTGCAAAAGAGTGTGATGCAATTTTATTTGGGGCAATTACATCACCTAAACCAACGGAAATAAGCGAAGAACTTAATAAATCATATAAAAGCCCTATTTTAACCCTTAGAAAAGAATTAGACCTATATGCAAACGTTAGACCAACAATTGATTATAAATCAAATATTGATTTTGTGATAATTCGGGAAAATACCGAAGGTTTATACATAAAAGACGAATATTACGACGAAGAAAATGAATTTGCAATCGCTAAAAGGAAAATTTCTAAAAAAGGTAGTGAAAGAATTATAAAATTTGCTTTTGAGTATGCAAAATCTAACAATAGAAAAAAAGTATCCTGTATACACAAATCTAACGTATTAAGAATCACAGATGGCTTATTTTTAAAAACTTTTGAAGAAATTGCACAAGATAAAAAATACAATGGGATTGAAGCTAACGATTATTTAGTGG
Protein-coding regions in this window:
- a CDS encoding methanogenesis marker 15 protein — protein: MTVKIAELTCGAEYSGVQAEIEKAAQLVGGEIVFPEVDLEYIDEIQKHLGFEVASANLKLMFARAMSIIEGKTDAEAVFIATCFRCAEGALVRNEVRRLIQQHTDLPVVMYSFTERTKAPELLTRMEALVTIVEKKSLLARKKQEGISLGLDSGSTTTKAIIMKDNEIIGTGWVYTKDVVKSAQEALDNALKEANITMDDIETIGTTGYGRHNLGRHFNADLIQEELTVNSKGAAFLANTQEGESTVIDIGGMDNKAISLNNAIPDGFTMGGICAGASGRFFEMTSRRLSVEIGELGDMAAEGDWRNVMMNSYCIVFGIQDLVTSLAEGATPNDVAAAAAHSVAEQIYEQQLQEVDVREPLILVGGSSLLKGMVMALEEILGKKIVVPKYSQYIGAVGAALLASGYRYNKKK
- a CDS encoding P-II family nitrogen regulator produces the protein MKKIEAIIRVERLNIVKTALADNGFISLTVSEVKGRGVQGGIVERYRTSEYIVDLLPKIKLEIVASDEEKDKIISIIKENAYTGNMGDGKIFVIPLEEVIRIRTGENGTTAIK
- a CDS encoding ammonium transporter, with product MAITEIAGGTTNIAQGLASLASAGDVMFLVFAGVLVFTMQLGFALLEGGQVREKNVNNVMMKNMSDWMIAGISWLFVGYVLSTSLNIGDLVAWWGNIMNTSSLSNLDLANWFFGLTFAGAASTIVSGGVAERIKFSSYILIAIVITALIYPIWVHISPWGAGLLNYADYAGSYVVHGLGGFLALGLVMALGPRAGRFVNGKPITIAGHNIPMATIGAFVLAIGWYGFNVGSAFAVADISGIVIATTTVAMAGGGIGALLASKNDVLFTANGIVAGLVAICAGTNVVSPVGALIIGLLAGIQLPFMYKLIEKLGIDDVCGVVPVHGTAGILGGVLTGVFGLTALGGLGGVSLIDQVVAAIITVIFGIGGGYGLGKLVGAFTKGLRVTDNEELVGLDISEHKLPAYPGKQ
- the pyrC gene encoding dihydroorotase, whose product is MILSYEYQEKYGNSYILKNCKIYDDKVDKFFIKDIEIIEGKISKIEDSNIANNKDNTNNKDNTNNNININTNTNTNTNKNNLPLIDLNEKLVIGGVIDAHVHFRHGNEEKETFKTGCEAGLNGGVCFAIDMPNSNPPTITKQLFDEKVQKAKGDNCAINLYFAYGITENNYMDIVDDAKFYKIFMVKSVGELFINDYYKLKEILMQNKLFAIHAEHKNFIEEFCDKNNKTDEDGKFKFITHCRMRDRYSEINAIDEVLKVLYEIDNEKCVINKEITPKVHFCHVSTKEALLLIKKAKETLKNVVITCEVSPHHLILNEEMAEDLKGMGKFNPPLRTKMDNLALINGINDKTVDIIATDHAPHTYEQKMKDNIMECPSGIGGIETLVPIVFDLAKEKKIKLEDAIKMVSVNPSKIFSINNSLNVSNMANITVIDLYDNTIVNASEFKSKAKFSPYDNMIFKCKIYSTIINGKYYKNY
- a CDS encoding RluA family pseudouridine synthase: MVLSSTLNPKIEGDINNLVIELNSKNNKNNQLIGKKLLEILQIIGLSRKSINKFDKNKYILVNNKYISLKSKIKDNETITIYLGKNIETDENLINNTELDNTPMDIMYEDMDILVVNKPKNMVVHPTKTIKSGTLANAIMDYQNHNKSESERFKIRFINRIDMDTTGIVLIAKNSFAHQKIANQFQGCMKKEYLAVISGNMDVDNLDTNLNNSLDTELNNNLNDEKYNLPLNLRLKIYKENNSKFSVIIFDRDTDELIEHTNFEIIKNTKDTKDNKDNKDTEISNNFTLIKASLITGKTHQIRRHLAYLGFSIVGDELYTNNNELNDNFKNYSLMLHSYKTTFIHPRTNELIELIEEPPKDFKILLGDDFEL
- a CDS encoding AIR synthase related protein, with amino-acid sequence MESINYEINHAIEHMLENNYPRKQFWNMDLQIPDLKAGIRAGDDSIIIGNKVYNMEGPYPLVLGSKTALIHTSCDIVAMGAKPIFAMDSIQAKPEEIKMVIDGLKKQSVGLDIPIIGGNTQTIEELKSCVSVMVHGELISDKIIYDAGSKSDDVLVMLGHPIEGDIGERAQKAKNKYDTFLEILKNDVEIHACKDASRGGWLCNLLEMILKAKVGVELHSIPYPRATRYLGTYIIAMPEESLNDVLKISLENRCPITNFGRITEEKSLSIGKEEYIDKIKMTELIRSFPYKK
- the aksF gene encoding homoisocitrate dehydrogenase; protein product: MGNLKNFKICVIKGDGIGVEVIDETVRMLKAYEKILKSIHFEFIEAKAGLTELMTNGNAIPNETIEIAKECDAILFGAITSPKPTEISEELNKSYKSPILTLRKELDLYANVRPTIDYKSNIDFVIIRENTEGLYIKDEYYDEENEFAIAKRKISKKGSERIIKFAFEYAKSNNRKKVSCIHKSNVLRITDGLFLKTFEEIAQDKKYNGIEANDYLVDATAMYIIKSPEIFDVMATTNLFGDILSDEASALGGGLGLAPSANIGDKYALFEPVHGSAPDIAGKGIANPMATMLCCAMMLDYLKIDSEPIKNAVKRAFLEGNTTADLSGCLTTKEVADKIIDYLN